Proteins encoded in a region of the Bradyrhizobium sp. CB3481 genome:
- a CDS encoding TAXI family TRAP transporter solute-binding subunit produces MLLIKVSSAIILTLLGLQLSAYAQSRRETAAIATGVKPEAMKERINAWTVGLAGGLIEGAPLRLAAEIARVVNEEAKLHVLPIVTRGATENVNALLYLKGVDAAIINTDALDEYKAQMPLIERRIVYLLNLFPSELHIFVRPEIRSLEDLQGKKVNFNTQGTAAAYSGPLIFSRLGLSVEKMFIPHQLALEQMKRGELSAVVFVTSKPVDAFVKGRWEPGFKFLAVEYDAKFEDYYLPSSIEATDYPSLMQKDERVATIAVPTILAAFNWSQRSDRYRRVERLVNHLFSRLDQLQAPGFDPKWKQVNLRASVPGLGRFRPAQEWLDRPLGGTAGVSR; encoded by the coding sequence ATGTTGCTCATAAAGGTCTCGTCCGCAATTATATTGACGTTACTTGGACTTCAATTGTCTGCCTATGCTCAATCACGGCGCGAGACGGCGGCGATTGCTACGGGCGTGAAGCCGGAAGCCATGAAGGAGCGTATCAATGCATGGACCGTCGGTCTCGCCGGCGGGCTCATTGAAGGCGCCCCGCTTCGGCTCGCTGCGGAAATCGCGCGTGTCGTGAACGAGGAAGCCAAGCTTCACGTGCTGCCGATCGTGACGCGGGGCGCTACGGAGAACGTGAATGCGCTGCTTTATCTCAAGGGAGTTGATGCCGCTATCATCAATACTGATGCGCTTGACGAGTACAAAGCGCAAATGCCGCTCATCGAGCGACGCATCGTTTATCTGCTGAACCTGTTTCCATCCGAATTGCATATTTTCGTCCGTCCCGAGATCCGATCACTCGAAGATCTCCAGGGCAAGAAGGTCAATTTCAACACGCAAGGTACGGCTGCAGCATACTCTGGGCCGCTGATCTTCAGCCGCCTAGGGCTAAGCGTGGAAAAGATGTTCATTCCTCATCAGCTGGCGCTGGAGCAGATGAAGCGTGGAGAACTCTCGGCCGTTGTATTTGTGACGTCAAAGCCGGTCGACGCCTTTGTGAAAGGACGCTGGGAGCCCGGTTTCAAATTCCTGGCCGTCGAATACGACGCAAAATTCGAGGACTACTATCTTCCCTCATCGATCGAGGCGACAGACTATCCCAGTCTGATGCAAAAAGACGAAAGGGTCGCGACGATCGCCGTTCCTACCATCTTAGCCGCCTTTAACTGGTCGCAGCGGTCCGACCGATACCGACGTGTGGAGCGGCTCGTCAACCATCTGTTTAGTCGCCTCGATCAATTGCAGGCTCCCGGTTTTGACCCGAAATGGAAACAAGTGAATTTGCGTGCGAGCGTGCCGGGGCTCGGCCGGTTTCGCCCTGCGCAGGAGTGGCTAGATCGACCGCTCGGCGGCACTGCGGGGGTGTCGCGATGA
- a CDS encoding type VI secretion system-associated protein TagO: MLLGLSEAICAQIGADDAIDRLKACSQFDSMERLKCIDELLKRTTEAPDSEVSPEPNWIISETTSPVDYSPQIVAVTKADPSSSQDAPASLAIRCRARRTELTISTSGFWRQDGEVTVAYRINEAPPVEARWKPADNGRSLAFTGDVVRLLRSMPASGHMLVKIYAGKSAPNEGTFRLAGLEAVRRKIASMCNWPHPE, from the coding sequence ATGCTTTTGGGTCTCAGCGAAGCGATATGTGCTCAGATCGGCGCCGACGATGCTATCGATCGCTTGAAGGCATGCTCCCAATTTGACAGCATGGAACGGCTAAAGTGCATCGATGAACTGTTGAAGAGGACGACTGAAGCACCTGATTCCGAAGTTTCTCCCGAGCCAAACTGGATCATCAGTGAGACCACCTCGCCGGTGGACTACAGTCCACAGATCGTTGCGGTAACGAAGGCGGATCCGTCATCATCGCAAGATGCTCCCGCATCGCTTGCCATCCGCTGTCGTGCCCGCCGCACAGAGCTGACGATTTCGACGTCCGGTTTCTGGAGACAAGATGGTGAGGTCACGGTGGCGTATCGAATCAACGAAGCGCCTCCTGTTGAAGCGCGCTGGAAGCCCGCGGACAACGGCAGATCACTTGCATTCACCGGCGATGTCGTCCGTCTTCTGCGCTCGATGCCGGCCAGCGGCCACATGCTTGTGAAGATATATGCTGGAAAGTCGGCGCCCAACGAAGGCACGTTCAGATTGGCGGGCCTGGAGGCGGTCCGGCGTAAGATCGCAAGCATGTGCAATTGGCCTCATCCCGAATGA
- the glmS gene encoding glutamine--fructose-6-phosphate transaminase (isomerizing): MCGIVGFVGQAPAMAPLLDALKRLEYRGYDSAGIATLERGRLARRRAVGKLKNLESKLAYEPLVGCIGIGHTRWATHGRPNEKNAHPHAVDGVAVVHNGIIENHRELRKELKSNGARFTTDTDTEVIAHLVSQQLNKGYEPIEAVRAMLPRLQGTFALAFLFEGYEDLLIGARKGSPLAVGYGTGEMYLGSDAIALAPLTRSINYLEDGDITVITRQRIEFLNAEGGRVQRSPAKIANTDVSVQKGGYRHFMAKEIHEQPRVVGQTIAQYVDVGSAAIKMAEDLSAGFRDVNRVSITACGTAFYAGLIARYWFERYAGLAVEIDVASEFRYRNVTFAPGSLAIFISQSGETADTLASLEFARAQGQRVVSVLNVASSTMARASQIVLPTLAGPEIGVASTKAFTCQLATLACLAIAAGRGRGVLSADDEISLVRALGDVPRYMTSALELEPKIHQLASRIAASRNALFIGRGTNYPLALEGALKLKEITYIHAEGYAAGELKHGPIALIDRDLPVIVIAPSDVMFEKTMSNMQEVIAREGRTILITDRNGASLAPPGSWATLVLPDMPTLAAPLVFALPLQLLAYHTALLLGTDLDQPRNLAKSVTVE, from the coding sequence GTGTGTGGAATAGTTGGTTTCGTTGGTCAGGCGCCAGCCATGGCGCCACTGCTGGATGCGCTTAAACGGCTTGAGTATCGAGGCTACGATTCCGCTGGTATCGCCACGCTTGAGCGCGGCCGCCTTGCGCGGCGGCGGGCAGTTGGAAAACTCAAGAATCTCGAAAGCAAGCTCGCTTATGAGCCGCTTGTTGGCTGCATAGGAATTGGCCACACCCGCTGGGCGACTCATGGTCGTCCGAACGAAAAGAATGCGCATCCTCATGCGGTTGATGGCGTTGCGGTCGTCCACAATGGTATCATCGAAAATCATCGCGAACTGCGTAAGGAGCTCAAGTCGAATGGCGCGCGATTTACGACGGACACAGATACCGAGGTAATTGCTCACCTCGTCAGCCAGCAACTCAATAAAGGGTATGAACCGATCGAGGCGGTGCGGGCCATGCTGCCGCGGCTTCAAGGAACATTTGCTCTCGCGTTTCTGTTTGAGGGCTACGAAGATCTGCTAATTGGGGCTCGCAAGGGATCGCCGCTAGCAGTGGGGTATGGCACGGGCGAAATGTATCTTGGGTCCGATGCAATCGCTCTTGCGCCACTTACCAGATCAATCAACTATCTCGAAGACGGTGACATCACGGTCATCACGCGGCAGAGAATTGAGTTTTTAAATGCCGAGGGCGGGCGTGTGCAGCGTTCGCCAGCCAAAATCGCCAACACTGATGTCTCGGTTCAGAAAGGCGGCTATCGGCACTTCATGGCCAAGGAGATACATGAGCAGCCGAGAGTGGTCGGTCAGACGATCGCCCAATACGTTGATGTGGGGAGCGCAGCCATCAAAATGGCGGAGGACTTGAGTGCGGGTTTTCGCGACGTCAATCGGGTCTCTATTACGGCCTGCGGTACTGCATTTTATGCCGGCCTAATCGCCAGATACTGGTTCGAGCGCTATGCGGGGCTGGCGGTGGAAATAGATGTTGCGTCCGAGTTTCGCTATCGTAACGTTACATTCGCGCCCGGCAGTCTGGCAATCTTCATATCTCAATCCGGAGAGACCGCCGACACGCTGGCCTCCTTGGAATTTGCCAGGGCGCAGGGTCAACGCGTCGTTTCGGTTCTCAACGTAGCAAGCTCGACCATGGCGCGCGCGAGCCAGATCGTGCTGCCGACACTCGCGGGTCCGGAAATTGGGGTGGCGTCAACCAAGGCATTCACCTGTCAGCTGGCAACGCTGGCTTGCCTTGCTATCGCGGCCGGACGTGGTCGGGGCGTGCTTTCGGCTGACGACGAGATCTCTCTGGTACGGGCGCTTGGCGATGTTCCGCGCTACATGACGTCGGCACTCGAACTGGAGCCAAAGATCCACCAGCTTGCTAGCAGGATAGCAGCGTCCCGCAACGCGCTGTTTATCGGCCGTGGGACGAACTATCCGCTTGCGCTGGAGGGCGCGCTCAAATTGAAGGAAATCACCTATATTCATGCCGAAGGCTATGCTGCTGGAGAACTCAAGCATGGGCCTATTGCACTGATCGATAGAGATCTTCCGGTTATCGTGATTGCGCCTAGTGACGTGATGTTCGAAAAGACCATGTCGAATATGCAAGAGGTGATTGCGCGCGAGGGCCGCACGATACTCATTACCGATCGTAACGGAGCATCGCTTGCGCCACCAGGATCATGGGCGACGCTTGTCCTTCCGGACATGCCGACCTTAGCGGCGCCGCTCGTCTTCGCCTTGCCATTGCAGCTTCTCGCGTACCATACAGCGCTTCTCCTGGGGACTGACCTCGACCAACCGCGTAATCTGGCCAAGTCGGTCACTGTTGAATAA
- a CDS encoding helix-turn-helix transcriptional regulator produces the protein MTAVDLAKRVNVTPPAVSHWEHQAKVPKTRRLQAVADALGVSLDTLKGSATSMQPECTWQPAMELDLEQLIRAIEAKGFSVEVRSR, from the coding sequence ATGACGGCTGTCGACTTGGCTAAGCGGGTCAACGTCACACCGCCGGCCGTTTCGCATTGGGAACATCAAGCGAAGGTACCCAAGACCAGGAGACTTCAAGCCGTTGCGGATGCCCTGGGTGTCAGTCTGGACACGTTAAAGGGCAGTGCAACATCTATGCAACCCGAATGCACCTGGCAGCCGGCAATGGAATTAGATCTTGAACAGCTCATTCGAGCGATCGAGGCCAAGGGCTTCAGCGTCGAAGTGAGATCTCGATAG
- a CDS encoding GNAT family N-acetyltransferase — translation MSGAVNYATSELLSDGSKIEVRALQPEDEADMLAAVAKTSPQSLQRRFFVMKRHFSDKERAFFMDVDFKTHVAIVAVTEEAGRKIIVGGGRYIVFEPGRAEMAFVVIDTWQGRGIGSLLMRHLIKIASTAGLEELTAEVLPENAAMLKVFGKFGFRPRSHRDPQTIHLVLKLG, via the coding sequence ATGTCGGGAGCTGTCAACTACGCAACGTCTGAGCTTCTCAGCGACGGCAGCAAGATCGAAGTCCGGGCGCTCCAGCCCGAGGACGAGGCCGACATGCTCGCGGCCGTGGCAAAGACAAGCCCTCAATCGCTACAGCGTCGCTTCTTCGTCATGAAACGCCATTTCTCGGACAAGGAGCGCGCTTTCTTCATGGACGTTGATTTCAAAACCCACGTCGCGATTGTCGCTGTCACGGAGGAGGCCGGCCGAAAGATCATTGTCGGCGGCGGTCGATATATCGTCTTCGAGCCGGGGCGGGCCGAGATGGCCTTTGTCGTCATCGATACATGGCAGGGCCGCGGCATTGGCTCGCTTCTGATGCGTCATCTCATCAAGATCGCGAGCACCGCAGGTCTGGAAGAATTGACGGCGGAAGTGCTGCCGGAGAACGCCGCGATGCTGAAAGTGTTCGGCAAGTTCGGGTTTCGTCCTCGCTCTCACCGCGATCCCCAGACGATACATCTGGTACTCAAGCTGGGTTAA
- a CDS encoding DUF3141 domain-containing protein — protein MPTNNAILPGGPMSGLVASAVEYMVDAGQRSVLLLDIMRQRGDQYREHVAQAAPHVLSYAAELVIDGRKLDQPVNYALVRIIPPKGVEIDLKRRPFIVVDPRAGHGPGIGGFKADSEIGVAMKAGHPCYFIGFLPEPMPGQTIERIARAEAIFIEKVIERHPEANDKPCVIGNCQAGWAVMILASLRPELFGPLIIAGAPLAYWAGVHGKYPMRYSGGLLGGSWLTALSSDLGGGKFDGAWLVQNFENQNPSNTLWAKQYNVYSKVDTEADRYLEFERWWGGHVNLNAEEIQFIVDELFIGNNLAAGRVKMSDGTAVDLRNVRSPIVVFCSKGDNITPPQQALHWILELYADVDEIRAYGQTIVYTVHETIGHLGIFVSGGVAKKEHAEFSSNIDLIDVLPPGLYEATFEARGADTINDELAVGQWVMRCEARTLDDIRAMGGNSPEDERRFETAKRVSEINLAAYQKYLQPWIKSMVTPRMAELMRNWHPLRVQYEAFSSQNPWMKTVEDAAEKVREKRKPVAEDNPFLAFQERLSRQIVSSLDRWRDAQETLSEAMFLSIYGSPALQAAVGVDPQSTPSAPRKMDEKHRALLQARIAELKSKIEAGGLREAGLRALLYVGSARGMVDERSLEALRRLRQTNESARIKLAEFKMLVREQFFMLLLDREAALAAIPKLLPENMDERRRVFSSIQEVLSASAEISGEVAARLKQVANLFGLDAAVDRSGKLGRRAS, from the coding sequence ATGCCAACGAACAATGCAATTCTGCCGGGCGGGCCGATGTCAGGACTCGTCGCTTCGGCCGTTGAGTACATGGTGGATGCCGGGCAACGCAGTGTGCTGCTCCTCGACATCATGCGCCAGCGCGGCGATCAGTATCGCGAGCATGTGGCGCAGGCCGCGCCACATGTCTTGAGCTATGCGGCGGAACTCGTCATCGACGGCCGCAAACTCGATCAACCGGTCAACTATGCGCTGGTGCGGATCATTCCGCCCAAGGGCGTGGAGATCGATTTGAAACGGCGGCCGTTCATCGTCGTCGATCCCCGTGCCGGGCATGGACCGGGCATTGGCGGTTTCAAAGCCGACAGTGAAATCGGGGTCGCGATGAAGGCGGGCCATCCCTGCTATTTCATCGGGTTCCTGCCCGAACCGATGCCGGGTCAGACCATCGAACGTATCGCGCGCGCCGAGGCGATCTTCATCGAAAAGGTGATCGAGCGGCATCCGGAGGCCAATGACAAGCCCTGTGTGATCGGCAACTGCCAGGCGGGCTGGGCGGTCATGATTCTGGCGTCGCTGCGGCCGGAACTGTTCGGCCCGCTGATTATCGCCGGCGCGCCGCTTGCCTACTGGGCCGGTGTGCACGGCAAATATCCGATGCGCTATTCGGGCGGCCTGCTCGGCGGAAGCTGGCTGACCGCGCTATCGAGCGATCTCGGGGGCGGCAAGTTCGACGGCGCCTGGCTGGTGCAGAACTTCGAAAATCAAAATCCGTCCAATACGCTGTGGGCCAAGCAATACAACGTGTATTCCAAGGTCGACACCGAGGCCGACCGTTATCTCGAGTTCGAGCGCTGGTGGGGCGGACATGTCAATCTGAACGCCGAGGAGATTCAATTCATCGTCGACGAACTCTTCATCGGCAACAATCTCGCAGCCGGCCGCGTCAAGATGTCGGATGGTACGGCGGTCGATCTCCGCAACGTCCGTTCGCCGATCGTGGTGTTCTGCTCGAAGGGCGATAACATCACCCCACCGCAGCAGGCGCTGCACTGGATCCTTGAGCTCTACGCCGACGTCGACGAGATCAGGGCATACGGACAGACCATCGTCTATACGGTGCACGAGACGATCGGTCATCTCGGAATTTTCGTCTCCGGCGGCGTAGCCAAGAAGGAGCACGCCGAGTTCTCCAGCAACATCGACCTGATTGATGTGCTGCCGCCCGGCCTCTACGAGGCGACGTTTGAGGCGAGGGGCGCCGATACGATCAATGACGAGCTTGCCGTCGGCCAGTGGGTGATGCGCTGCGAGGCGCGGACTCTGGACGACATCCGCGCCATGGGCGGCAATTCTCCCGAGGATGAGCGCCGCTTCGAGACCGCCAAGCGCGTTTCGGAAATCAATCTTGCGGCGTATCAGAAGTATCTTCAGCCCTGGATCAAGTCGATGGTGACGCCTCGAATGGCGGAGCTGATGCGCAACTGGCATCCGCTGCGGGTGCAATATGAGGCGTTCAGCAGCCAGAATCCGTGGATGAAGACGGTGGAGGACGCGGCCGAGAAGGTACGCGAGAAGCGTAAGCCCGTTGCCGAGGACAACCCCTTCCTGGCCTTCCAGGAACGGCTGTCGAGGCAAATCGTCAGCTCGCTCGACCGGTGGCGCGACGCGCAGGAGACGCTCAGCGAAGCGATGTTCCTGTCCATCTATGGGTCGCCTGCCTTGCAGGCTGCGGTCGGGGTCGATCCGCAATCGACGCCTTCGGCGCCGCGGAAGATGGATGAGAAGCACCGGGCGCTCCTGCAGGCACGTATCGCCGAGCTGAAGTCGAAGATCGAAGCAGGCGGTTTGAGAGAGGCCGGCCTCCGGGCGCTGCTCTATGTCGGTTCGGCCCGCGGCATGGTGGACGAACGCAGCCTCGAGGCCTTGCGGCGGCTGCGCCAGACGAACGAGTCCGCACGGATCAAGTTGGCGGAGTTCAAGATGCTGGTGCGGGAACAATTCTTCATGCTGCTGCTCGACCGGGAGGCCGCGCTTGCCGCCATTCCAAAACTCCTGCCGGAGAATATGGACGAACGCCGGCGGGTGTTCTCGTCGATACAGGAAGTCCTCTCGGCCAGCGCGGAGATTTCAGGTGAGGTGGCGGCTCGCCTGAAGCAGGTCGCGAACCTGTTCGGACTGGATGCGGCGGTCGATCGTTCCGGAAAGCTGGGAAGGAGGGCGTCCTAG
- a CDS encoding SgcJ/EcaC family oxidoreductase, whose amino-acid sequence MTRTVTLAFIAMILMAPTLALAGPSEDANAAVDRWSVAYGTNDPETIAKTYCPTAVLLGTVSPVISEGTQAIIKYFTPIKGSGNTNAVEERRTITINDSAAVVTGFYTFTRIVDGKSVPGPSRFTMLVTKQGNEWCIAHHHSSPHVLQKN is encoded by the coding sequence ATGACACGAACTGTCACGCTCGCATTCATTGCAATGATACTGATGGCCCCCACTCTGGCCTTGGCTGGCCCGTCGGAAGATGCAAATGCTGCAGTGGACCGTTGGTCAGTTGCGTATGGCACCAATGATCCAGAAACCATTGCTAAGACCTATTGCCCGACTGCAGTCCTTCTCGGAACTGTTAGCCCGGTCATCTCCGAAGGGACGCAAGCGATAATAAAATACTTCACACCCATAAAAGGGAGCGGCAACACAAATGCGGTCGAAGAGCGGCGCACGATAACGATCAACGATAGCGCCGCCGTAGTCACCGGCTTCTACACGTTCACTCGTATAGTGGATGGCAAATCAGTACCAGGTCCGTCGCGCTTCACCATGCTCGTCACTAAGCAAGGAAATGAGTGGTGCATCGCACATCACCATTCCTCGCCTCACGTTCTTCAGAAGAACTAA
- a CDS encoding DUF2380 domain-containing protein produces MRHAALLHALAKVGLFTGLFLGSGLISVAYAANADDALAVSVDDFYYRDTSNEPTDQTAVHEKRLRAFMTALRDDVTADRRFELVPSSCGPNCPTDGPALRDRLRAASQAGAQILIIGGFHKMSTLVQFAQTVAIDTASQRVVFRKYFQFRGDNDEAWQRAERFVSEEVRDRLLESRSPQ; encoded by the coding sequence ATGCGCCACGCCGCCCTCTTGCACGCTCTTGCCAAAGTCGGCCTGTTCACCGGTCTGTTCTTGGGATCCGGCCTCATCTCAGTTGCATACGCCGCGAACGCCGACGACGCCTTGGCCGTCTCGGTCGACGATTTCTATTATAGAGACACGTCGAACGAGCCCACCGATCAGACGGCCGTGCATGAGAAGCGATTGCGGGCTTTCATGACTGCGCTGCGGGACGATGTCACGGCAGACCGCCGTTTTGAGCTCGTGCCGTCCAGCTGCGGACCAAATTGTCCGACCGACGGACCGGCATTGCGCGATCGGCTGCGCGCGGCCTCACAGGCCGGCGCGCAGATCCTGATCATCGGCGGCTTTCATAAGATGAGCACCCTAGTGCAGTTTGCGCAGACTGTTGCCATCGATACAGCATCCCAGCGTGTCGTGTTCCGGAAGTACTTCCAGTTCCGCGGCGACAATGACGAGGCATGGCAGCGGGCGGAGCGCTTTGTATCGGAGGAGGTCCGCGACCGGCTACTTGAAAGCAGATCGCCGCAATAG